The following are encoded together in the Silurus meridionalis isolate SWU-2019-XX chromosome 2, ASM1480568v1, whole genome shotgun sequence genome:
- the ninl gene encoding ninein-like protein isoform X1, whose amino-acid sequence MDEDEQNRYVTQLKEEFDSCDTTGTGYLDKEELTALCHKLSLDAHLPLLLDILLGPQHYARVNFEEFKEGFVAVLSRTLDFSTSEEESSYLEPVPEEVSPKFVKGTKRYGRRSRPDKSTSVVTDDTEKDETPSTGVRRAKLRRSTSLESVESLKSDEETGSNKETRREQQSAVQNSLHFEAQGQLKRWKPDSSGNRKHSSSPCQDITDGQVRAVWKELGVGTGGSLNKQELSLVCNHIGLKDLQFEELDSLFRKLDKDQDGKVSLTEFQSGLFIHGDLPEPKAASTPARLIARCSFSQDLEERILRSTSPSLLSATVGQRLLSRLDDGSGCTSPESLITFWTEEGICNSRDILQTLDFSLEDRLSLTDLTLALDNELLVSGNGIHQAALISYKDEIHFLQALANQACQEREKAKAHLELAERRNLQLVREIDDRHATMESLNESKIKDLEQEFREKLSTLRNETEQENEMLLQQVEKERDKLREEVELFKGLEANLQEEATTAIKESSRLVEENCALKGKLTEAESTISKLKKDLDHVLHDKYGGLDPNHAGLISREEHLSGIIKEYELQCRELQDRNDELSSELEVLKNQGSGRKTRQSRDRLSTQTLSSRRALTTESDSDDPEIKRCSSPKTKKCMNKNALGSLESLAPVVSIETELAMEQLKERYEQEIQDLRIQLETKVNFYERTIELMKQNMEIERKEIAQSFKMEISELEEQKALAAQQLEQLRHSTQRLEGELKIKNEVMAWGPEQERRVQREQAELEQNYAREISNIVHRLSAEKDQLEAELKLKMDQEVLLVREELEKQISQSKAQFSETLQSLLHQLHGEQVQLQEQTEQHCREMGAWEARVKELEQKVRIERLHGAARLGEEQAQICSSAAQERKKLEEKHQEEARQLRECIYKMQDQAELQCKAQEESLVLQRQLEEKLEEMCVQVEDNTMSMQAQDALIQSLTSELNAKEREMDIKTEREQKLLGKVSQLERKLNFELERKLSQQKVEKTKEDVLLGKVSQLEQRIVEDQKREEELLDKLHQFKEEWDCMKIELEMVQKEKQRMQGNCNHLSMALAQQQTHFEEEEMQLVELQTNLEKTHEALKSRDEDLTRQASELKLVEMDRERLTEELSSQGNVVKDLQAKFQNLSEDWDQLNDVVQNLQDSLSLEKATATRLQTLLNLEQEEKSHLLQENSSYRNLSDQLSSQIVEMETESTKITEELVNIKVELQLRDKQLLELRNQLDAKSNEIGLLWNEVHQKTEMFQNVNHLSDEVQLLTQHLEDKEKDMCSMREEAENTINQLQQSLMNSQADVQQVKEAFEKEKSQMKGQLLEMERLVIALETVMDPSSPHRAKLDEVHSENSALKDRLAVLHQDVMRLEEEVNKKRKKLEKMDKEYIKIQEEGERLHKENSKVREEVLELSVRNLHLSNENAELNSRLQSDQGTVQMLTEKLTQVSQEQAETSIFIKQLQETNRHLEKEKVQLQASKQDEKNLLECELNEAKDKLQHLTEVESVLTSLTLKNQSLLQVNDSLLKEAKERNIKLEKLQECINTLEGQSAQLQTRIHSMCKEKEAHIQDMSTQCMLLKESQNKVLKIETRMHEFVKEKEQMQFVCRMQEETAASALQENLRNVQTQYQELLDKLKDSESKLHAQDLELQRIKHEYITLRNKQAELETTKQEAEEQALRANTTLSLSQAQHVREVQQLQEQIGLNTREQISDLHTQLAEQESKTQQLEVQLHSQAQQARTQLNLQQEQYEKLIESMQERMDDVESKLKAVRLMLQEKVNQLKEQLSRNIKTDLLLKDLYIENTELMKALQITEQRQKSAEKSSFLLEEKVTALNKLLRKIAPASLSV is encoded by the exons ATGGACGAGGATGAGCAGAACCGTTACGTGACACAGCTGAAAGAGGAGTTTGACAGTTGTGACACTACAGGCACGGGTTACCTGGATAAAGAAGAGCTTACTGCGCTGTGCCACAAGCTGAGTTTGGATGCCCATCTGCCTCTACTGCTGGACATACTGCTCGGGCCACAGCATTATGCAAGG GTCAATTTCGAGGAATTTAAAGAGGGATTTGTAGCTGTGCTCTCCAGAACATTAGACTTTTCTACATCTGAAGAGGAAAGCAGCTACCTTGAGCCAG TCCCAGAGGAGGTGAGCCCAAAGTTTGTGAAGGGGACCAAACGATATGGACGCAGGTCACGACCTGATAAATCCACTTCGGTGGTGACCGACGATACAGAGAAAGATGAGACCCCCTCTACTGGTGTGAGGAGGGCCAAACTTAGACGCTCCACCTCACTAGAGAGTGTAGAG AGTTTGAAGTCTGATGAAGAAACAGGGAGTAACAAGGAAACACGCAGGGAACAACAAAGTGCCGTTCAAAATTCCCTTCATTTTGAGGCACAAG GCCAGTTAAAGCGTTGGAAGCCAGACAGCTCAGGAAATCGGAAGCACTCCAGTAGTCCATGCCAGGATATAACAGATGGGCAGGTGAGAGCGGTTTGGAAGGAGCTCGGAGTTGGAACTGGAGGCTCGCTGAACAAGCAAGAGTTGTCACTAGTATGTAACCACATCGGCCTCAAGGATCTACAATTTGAG GAGCTAGACAGTCTCTTTAGAAAACTGGATAAAGACCAGGATGGGAAAGTGAGCCTTACCGAATTCCAGAGCGGTTTGTTTATACATGGAGATTTGCCTGAACCCAAAGCTGCATCCACCCCTGCCCGTCTCATTGCCCGCTGCTCTTTCTCACAG GATCTTGAGGAGCGAATTCTGCGCTCCACCTCACCCTCGTTGCTTTCCGCCACAGTGGGACAGCGACTTCTCTCTAGGTTGGATGATGGCTCGGGCTGCACTAGTCCTGAGAGTCTCATTACCTTTTGGACTGAGGAAGGAATTTGTAACAGCAGAGATATCCTTCAG ACTTTGGATTTCTCTTTGGAAGATCGATTGAGCCTGACTGATCTCACACTTGCCCTTGACAATGAGCTGCTGGTCAGTGGCAATGGCATCCACCAGGCTGCACTCATCTCTTACAAGGATGAAATCCACTTCCTTca AGCACTGGCAAATCAGGCCTGTCAAGAGAGGGAGAAAGCCAAAGCCCATTTGGAACTGGCAGAACGTCGTAATCTCCAGCTGGTCAGAGAGATCGATGATCGCCATGCCACCATGGAGTCACTTAATGAATCCAAGATCAA GGATTTGGAGCAGGAGTTCCGGGAAAAACTAAGTACCTTGAGAAATGAGACGGAGCAAGAGAATGAGATGCTACTTCAGCAGGTGGAGAAGGAGCGAGACaagctgagggaagaggtggaACTCTTCAAGGGCCTAGAAGCCAATTTGCAGGAAGAAGCCACTACTGCCATTAAG GAGAGCAGTCGTCTAGTGGAGGAGAACTGTGCCCTGAAAGGGAAGCTGACCGAAGCTGAAAGCACCATCTCTAAACTAAAGAAGGATCTAGATCATGTTCTACATGACAAG TATGGTGGTTTAGATCCCAACCATGCAGGACTGATAAGTCGAGAAGAGCATCTCTCAGGGATCATAAAGGAGTATGAACTGCAGTGCAGG GAGCTGCAGGACAGGAATGACGAGTTGAGCTCTGAGCTGGAAGTACTGAAAAATCAAGGTTCAGGAAGGAAAACCAGACAATCAAGAGACAGACTTTCCACTCAAACCTTGTCTAGCCGCAGAGCACTAACCACTGAGTCTGATTCTG ATGACCCTGAAATAAAAAGATGCTCTTCTCCCAAAACCAAGAAATGCATGAACAAGAATG CATTAGGTTCATTAGAAAGTCTAGCCCCTGTTGTGAGCATTGAGACAGAGCTGGCAATGGAGCAACTCAAGGAAAGATATGAACAAGAGATTCAAGATCTGAGGATACAGTTGGAGACCAAG GTAAACTTCTATGAACGCACCATAGAGCTAATGAAGCAGAACATGGAGATTGAGCGTAAGGAGATTGCCCAGAGCTTCAAAATGGAAATTAGTGAACTCGAGGAGCAGAAAGCTCTTGCAGCGCAACAGCTTGAGCAGCTACGCCATAGTACACAGAGGTTGGAAGGGGAACTAAAGATTAAGAATGAGGTCATGGCTTGGGGACCTGAACAGGAGCGACGGGTTCAGCGCGAGCAAGCAGAACTGGAGCAGAACTATGCCCGTGAGATTAGTAATATTGTGCATCGCCTCAGTGCCGAGAAGGACCAGCTGGAGGCAGAGCTGAAGCTGAAAATGGACCAGGAAGTACTGCTTGTTAG GGAGGAGCTGGAGAAACAAATATCACAAAGCAAGGCTCAGTTCAGCGAGACCCTGCAAAGTTTGCTGCATCAGCTGCATGGTGAGCAAGTTCAGCTGCAGGAACAGACCGAGCAACACTGCAGGGAAATGGGTGCATGGGAGGCTAGAGTGAAGGAGCTTGAGCAGAAAGTGCGCATAGAGCGCCTTCACGGTGCAGCTCGCTTAGGGGAGGAGCAGGCTCAGATCTGCAGCAGTGCAGCTCAGGAAAGGAAGAAACTGGAGGAAAAGCACCAGGAAGAGGCTCGGCAGCTAAGAGAGTGTATTTACAAGATGCAAGATCAGGCTGAGCTACAATGTAAAGCACAGGAGGAATCCCTCGTGCTGCAGAGGCAGTTGGAGGAGAAGCTGGAGGAGATGTGTGTTCAAGTAGAGGACAACACAATGTCAATGCAGGCCcaagatgcccttattcagagtcTGACCTCAGAACTTAATGCCAAAGAGAGGGAGATGGACATTAAAACGGAGAGAGAGCAAAAGCTTCTCGGCAAAGTTTCTCAGCTAGAGCGCAAACTTAATTTTGAACTTGAAAGAAAGCTTTCTCAACAAAAAGTGGAGAAAACCAAAGAGGATGTACTTCTTGGCAAGGTGTCTCAGCTTGAACAGAGAATTGTGGAGGAccaaaagagagaagaagagctTCTTGATAAGCTTCATCAGTTTAAAGAGGAATGGGACTGCATGAAAATAGAATTGGAGATGGTACAAAAGGAAAAGCAAAGAATGCAAGGGAATTGCAATCATCTGTCCATGGCACTTGCCCAGCAACAAACACACTTTGAGGAGGAAGAGATGCAACTTGTTGAACTTCAAACCAACTTGGAAAAGACCCATGAGGCATTAAAAAGCAGAGATGAAGACTTGACCAGACAGGCTTCTGAATTAAAATTGGtggagatggacagagagagacttACGGAGGAACTGAGCAGTCAAGGCAATGTCGTGAAGGACCTTCAGGCAAAGTTTCAGAATCTCTCTGAGGACTGGGATCAGTTGAATGATGTAGTACAAAACTTACAGGATTCTTTAAGCCTGGAGAAAGCCACGGCTACTCGACTCCAAACCCTACTAAACTTGGAACAAGAAGAGAAGAGTCACCTTCTGCAAGAGAACTCCAGTTACAGAAATCTGTCAGACCAACTCTCATCACAGATTGTTGAAATGGAAACTGAATCAACCAAGATTACAGAAGAGCTTGTGAATATTAAGGTAGAATTACAGCTCAGGGACAAACAATTATTAGAACTCAGGAATCAGTTGGATGCCAAATCCAACGAGATAGGCTTGCTCTGGAATGAGGTACACCAAAAGActgaaatgtttcaaaatgtCAACCACCTCTCAGATGAAGTACAACTTTTGACCCAGCATTTAGAGGACAAGGAAAAGGACATGTGTTCCATGAGAGAAGAGGCAGAAAACACCATTAATCAGCTTCAGCAGTCTCTGATGAACTCCCAGGCAGATGTTCAGCAAGTGAAGGAAGCATTTGAGAAGGAGAAGAGCCAGATGAAGGGGCAGTTACTAGAGATGGAGAGACTGGTCATTGCTCTGGAAACAGTGATGGACCCATCAAGTCCACACAG AGCCAAGCTTGATGAGGTTCATTCTGAGAACAGTGCACTGAAAGACAGGTTGGCTGTTCTACACCAAGATGTAATGAGGTTGGAGGAGGAGGTCAACAAAAAGAG GAAGAAACTTGAGAAGATGGATAAAGAGTATATAAAAATTCAGGAAGAAGGGGAGAGGTTGCATAAAGAG AACTCCAAGGTtcgtgaagaggtgttggaatTAAGTGTACGAAACTTGCACCTCAGCAATGAGAACGCAGAGTTAAATTCTCGCCTCCAGTCTGACCAAGGCACAGTGCAGATGTTGACCGAAAAGCTTACCCAGGTATCTCAAGAACAAGCAGAGACATCAATTTTCATCAAACAGCTCcaagagacaaacagacatctagagaaagagaaggtacAGCTACAAGCAAGCAAGCAGGATGAAAAGAATCTGTTAGAGTGTGAGCTAAACGAGGCTAAAGACAAG CTTCAACACTTAACAGAGGTTGAGTCTGTCCTGACAAGCCTAACCCTGAAAAACCAATCACTTCTCCAGGTCAACGACAGCTTGTTGAaagaagcaaaagaaagaaacataaaG CTTGAAAAACTTCAGGAGTGTATTAATACTCTTGAAGGCCAGTCAGCACAGCTTCAAACTCGGATTCATTCAATGTGCAAAGAAAAGGAGGCGCACATACAGGACATGTCCACACAATGCATGCTTTTGAAGGAATCTCAAAACAAG GTTCTGAAGATTGAAACAAGGATGCACGAATTTGTTAAGGAGAAAGAACAAATGCAATTTGTTTGTAGGATGCAGGAAGAGACCGCAGCCAGCGCTCTACAGGAAAATCTAAGGAATGTACAAACACAGTACCAAGAGCTTCTGGACAAG tTAAAAGATTCAGAGTCTAAGTTACACGCTCAGGATTTAGAGCTACAGAGGATAAAGCATGAATACATCACTCTACGAAACAAACAGGCTGAGCTAGAGACCACCAAGCAGGAGGCAGAAGAGCAG GCTTTGAGGGCAAACACTACTCTATCACTGAGCCAGGCACAGCATGTTCGTGAGGTACAGCAGTTACAGGAACAGATTGGCCTCAATACCCGGGAACAGATTTCTGACCTGCACACTCAGCTGGCTGAGCAGGAGAGTAAAACACAGCAGCTGGAAGTGCAGCTCCACTCTCAGGCCCAGCA
- the ninl gene encoding ninein-like protein isoform X2 has protein sequence MDEDEQNRYVTQLKEEFDSCDTTGTGYLDKEELTALCHKLSLDAHLPLLLDILLGPQHYARVNFEEFKEGFVAVLSRTLDFSTSEEESSYLEPVPEEVSPKFVKGTKRYGRRSRPDKSTSVVTDDTEKDETPSTGVRRAKLRRSTSLESVESLKSDEETGSNKETRREQQSAVQNSLHFEAQGQLKRWKPDSSGNRKHSSSPCQDITDGQVRAVWKELGVGTGGSLNKQELSLVCNHIGLKDLQFEELDSLFRKLDKDQDGKVSLTEFQSGLFIHGDLPEPKAASTPARLIARCSFSQDLEERILRSTSPSLLSATVGQRLLSRLDDGSGCTSPESLITFWTEEGICNSRDILQTLDFSLEDRLSLTDLTLALDNELLVSGNGIHQAALISYKDEIHFLQALANQACQEREKAKAHLELAERRNLQLVREIDDRHATMESLNESKIKDLEQEFREKLSTLRNETEQENEMLLQQVEKERDKLREEVELFKGLEANLQEEATTAIKESSRLVEENCALKGKLTEAESTISKLKKDLDHVLHDKYGGLDPNHAGLISREEHLSGIIKEYELQCRELQDRNDELSSELEVLKNQGSGRKTRQSRDRLSTQTLSSRRALTTESDSDDPEIKRCSSPKTKKCMNKNGSLESLAPVVSIETELAMEQLKERYEQEIQDLRIQLETKVNFYERTIELMKQNMEIERKEIAQSFKMEISELEEQKALAAQQLEQLRHSTQRLEGELKIKNEVMAWGPEQERRVQREQAELEQNYAREISNIVHRLSAEKDQLEAELKLKMDQEVLLVREELEKQISQSKAQFSETLQSLLHQLHGEQVQLQEQTEQHCREMGAWEARVKELEQKVRIERLHGAARLGEEQAQICSSAAQERKKLEEKHQEEARQLRECIYKMQDQAELQCKAQEESLVLQRQLEEKLEEMCVQVEDNTMSMQAQDALIQSLTSELNAKEREMDIKTEREQKLLGKVSQLERKLNFELERKLSQQKVEKTKEDVLLGKVSQLEQRIVEDQKREEELLDKLHQFKEEWDCMKIELEMVQKEKQRMQGNCNHLSMALAQQQTHFEEEEMQLVELQTNLEKTHEALKSRDEDLTRQASELKLVEMDRERLTEELSSQGNVVKDLQAKFQNLSEDWDQLNDVVQNLQDSLSLEKATATRLQTLLNLEQEEKSHLLQENSSYRNLSDQLSSQIVEMETESTKITEELVNIKVELQLRDKQLLELRNQLDAKSNEIGLLWNEVHQKTEMFQNVNHLSDEVQLLTQHLEDKEKDMCSMREEAENTINQLQQSLMNSQADVQQVKEAFEKEKSQMKGQLLEMERLVIALETVMDPSSPHRAKLDEVHSENSALKDRLAVLHQDVMRLEEEVNKKRKKLEKMDKEYIKIQEEGERLHKENSKVREEVLELSVRNLHLSNENAELNSRLQSDQGTVQMLTEKLTQVSQEQAETSIFIKQLQETNRHLEKEKVQLQASKQDEKNLLECELNEAKDKLQHLTEVESVLTSLTLKNQSLLQVNDSLLKEAKERNIKLEKLQECINTLEGQSAQLQTRIHSMCKEKEAHIQDMSTQCMLLKESQNKVLKIETRMHEFVKEKEQMQFVCRMQEETAASALQENLRNVQTQYQELLDKLKDSESKLHAQDLELQRIKHEYITLRNKQAELETTKQEAEEQALRANTTLSLSQAQHVREVQQLQEQIGLNTREQISDLHTQLAEQESKTQQLEVQLHSQAQQARTQLNLQQEQYEKLIESMQERMDDVESKLKAVRLMLQEKVNQLKEQLSRNIKTDLLLKDLYIENTELMKALQITEQRQKSAEKSSFLLEEKVTALNKLLRKIAPASLSV, from the exons ATGGACGAGGATGAGCAGAACCGTTACGTGACACAGCTGAAAGAGGAGTTTGACAGTTGTGACACTACAGGCACGGGTTACCTGGATAAAGAAGAGCTTACTGCGCTGTGCCACAAGCTGAGTTTGGATGCCCATCTGCCTCTACTGCTGGACATACTGCTCGGGCCACAGCATTATGCAAGG GTCAATTTCGAGGAATTTAAAGAGGGATTTGTAGCTGTGCTCTCCAGAACATTAGACTTTTCTACATCTGAAGAGGAAAGCAGCTACCTTGAGCCAG TCCCAGAGGAGGTGAGCCCAAAGTTTGTGAAGGGGACCAAACGATATGGACGCAGGTCACGACCTGATAAATCCACTTCGGTGGTGACCGACGATACAGAGAAAGATGAGACCCCCTCTACTGGTGTGAGGAGGGCCAAACTTAGACGCTCCACCTCACTAGAGAGTGTAGAG AGTTTGAAGTCTGATGAAGAAACAGGGAGTAACAAGGAAACACGCAGGGAACAACAAAGTGCCGTTCAAAATTCCCTTCATTTTGAGGCACAAG GCCAGTTAAAGCGTTGGAAGCCAGACAGCTCAGGAAATCGGAAGCACTCCAGTAGTCCATGCCAGGATATAACAGATGGGCAGGTGAGAGCGGTTTGGAAGGAGCTCGGAGTTGGAACTGGAGGCTCGCTGAACAAGCAAGAGTTGTCACTAGTATGTAACCACATCGGCCTCAAGGATCTACAATTTGAG GAGCTAGACAGTCTCTTTAGAAAACTGGATAAAGACCAGGATGGGAAAGTGAGCCTTACCGAATTCCAGAGCGGTTTGTTTATACATGGAGATTTGCCTGAACCCAAAGCTGCATCCACCCCTGCCCGTCTCATTGCCCGCTGCTCTTTCTCACAG GATCTTGAGGAGCGAATTCTGCGCTCCACCTCACCCTCGTTGCTTTCCGCCACAGTGGGACAGCGACTTCTCTCTAGGTTGGATGATGGCTCGGGCTGCACTAGTCCTGAGAGTCTCATTACCTTTTGGACTGAGGAAGGAATTTGTAACAGCAGAGATATCCTTCAG ACTTTGGATTTCTCTTTGGAAGATCGATTGAGCCTGACTGATCTCACACTTGCCCTTGACAATGAGCTGCTGGTCAGTGGCAATGGCATCCACCAGGCTGCACTCATCTCTTACAAGGATGAAATCCACTTCCTTca AGCACTGGCAAATCAGGCCTGTCAAGAGAGGGAGAAAGCCAAAGCCCATTTGGAACTGGCAGAACGTCGTAATCTCCAGCTGGTCAGAGAGATCGATGATCGCCATGCCACCATGGAGTCACTTAATGAATCCAAGATCAA GGATTTGGAGCAGGAGTTCCGGGAAAAACTAAGTACCTTGAGAAATGAGACGGAGCAAGAGAATGAGATGCTACTTCAGCAGGTGGAGAAGGAGCGAGACaagctgagggaagaggtggaACTCTTCAAGGGCCTAGAAGCCAATTTGCAGGAAGAAGCCACTACTGCCATTAAG GAGAGCAGTCGTCTAGTGGAGGAGAACTGTGCCCTGAAAGGGAAGCTGACCGAAGCTGAAAGCACCATCTCTAAACTAAAGAAGGATCTAGATCATGTTCTACATGACAAG TATGGTGGTTTAGATCCCAACCATGCAGGACTGATAAGTCGAGAAGAGCATCTCTCAGGGATCATAAAGGAGTATGAACTGCAGTGCAGG GAGCTGCAGGACAGGAATGACGAGTTGAGCTCTGAGCTGGAAGTACTGAAAAATCAAGGTTCAGGAAGGAAAACCAGACAATCAAGAGACAGACTTTCCACTCAAACCTTGTCTAGCCGCAGAGCACTAACCACTGAGTCTGATTCTG ATGACCCTGAAATAAAAAGATGCTCTTCTCCCAAAACCAAGAAATGCATGAACAAGAATG GTTCATTAGAAAGTCTAGCCCCTGTTGTGAGCATTGAGACAGAGCTGGCAATGGAGCAACTCAAGGAAAGATATGAACAAGAGATTCAAGATCTGAGGATACAGTTGGAGACCAAG GTAAACTTCTATGAACGCACCATAGAGCTAATGAAGCAGAACATGGAGATTGAGCGTAAGGAGATTGCCCAGAGCTTCAAAATGGAAATTAGTGAACTCGAGGAGCAGAAAGCTCTTGCAGCGCAACAGCTTGAGCAGCTACGCCATAGTACACAGAGGTTGGAAGGGGAACTAAAGATTAAGAATGAGGTCATGGCTTGGGGACCTGAACAGGAGCGACGGGTTCAGCGCGAGCAAGCAGAACTGGAGCAGAACTATGCCCGTGAGATTAGTAATATTGTGCATCGCCTCAGTGCCGAGAAGGACCAGCTGGAGGCAGAGCTGAAGCTGAAAATGGACCAGGAAGTACTGCTTGTTAG GGAGGAGCTGGAGAAACAAATATCACAAAGCAAGGCTCAGTTCAGCGAGACCCTGCAAAGTTTGCTGCATCAGCTGCATGGTGAGCAAGTTCAGCTGCAGGAACAGACCGAGCAACACTGCAGGGAAATGGGTGCATGGGAGGCTAGAGTGAAGGAGCTTGAGCAGAAAGTGCGCATAGAGCGCCTTCACGGTGCAGCTCGCTTAGGGGAGGAGCAGGCTCAGATCTGCAGCAGTGCAGCTCAGGAAAGGAAGAAACTGGAGGAAAAGCACCAGGAAGAGGCTCGGCAGCTAAGAGAGTGTATTTACAAGATGCAAGATCAGGCTGAGCTACAATGTAAAGCACAGGAGGAATCCCTCGTGCTGCAGAGGCAGTTGGAGGAGAAGCTGGAGGAGATGTGTGTTCAAGTAGAGGACAACACAATGTCAATGCAGGCCcaagatgcccttattcagagtcTGACCTCAGAACTTAATGCCAAAGAGAGGGAGATGGACATTAAAACGGAGAGAGAGCAAAAGCTTCTCGGCAAAGTTTCTCAGCTAGAGCGCAAACTTAATTTTGAACTTGAAAGAAAGCTTTCTCAACAAAAAGTGGAGAAAACCAAAGAGGATGTACTTCTTGGCAAGGTGTCTCAGCTTGAACAGAGAATTGTGGAGGAccaaaagagagaagaagagctTCTTGATAAGCTTCATCAGTTTAAAGAGGAATGGGACTGCATGAAAATAGAATTGGAGATGGTACAAAAGGAAAAGCAAAGAATGCAAGGGAATTGCAATCATCTGTCCATGGCACTTGCCCAGCAACAAACACACTTTGAGGAGGAAGAGATGCAACTTGTTGAACTTCAAACCAACTTGGAAAAGACCCATGAGGCATTAAAAAGCAGAGATGAAGACTTGACCAGACAGGCTTCTGAATTAAAATTGGtggagatggacagagagagacttACGGAGGAACTGAGCAGTCAAGGCAATGTCGTGAAGGACCTTCAGGCAAAGTTTCAGAATCTCTCTGAGGACTGGGATCAGTTGAATGATGTAGTACAAAACTTACAGGATTCTTTAAGCCTGGAGAAAGCCACGGCTACTCGACTCCAAACCCTACTAAACTTGGAACAAGAAGAGAAGAGTCACCTTCTGCAAGAGAACTCCAGTTACAGAAATCTGTCAGACCAACTCTCATCACAGATTGTTGAAATGGAAACTGAATCAACCAAGATTACAGAAGAGCTTGTGAATATTAAGGTAGAATTACAGCTCAGGGACAAACAATTATTAGAACTCAGGAATCAGTTGGATGCCAAATCCAACGAGATAGGCTTGCTCTGGAATGAGGTACACCAAAAGActgaaatgtttcaaaatgtCAACCACCTCTCAGATGAAGTACAACTTTTGACCCAGCATTTAGAGGACAAGGAAAAGGACATGTGTTCCATGAGAGAAGAGGCAGAAAACACCATTAATCAGCTTCAGCAGTCTCTGATGAACTCCCAGGCAGATGTTCAGCAAGTGAAGGAAGCATTTGAGAAGGAGAAGAGCCAGATGAAGGGGCAGTTACTAGAGATGGAGAGACTGGTCATTGCTCTGGAAACAGTGATGGACCCATCAAGTCCACACAG AGCCAAGCTTGATGAGGTTCATTCTGAGAACAGTGCACTGAAAGACAGGTTGGCTGTTCTACACCAAGATGTAATGAGGTTGGAGGAGGAGGTCAACAAAAAGAG GAAGAAACTTGAGAAGATGGATAAAGAGTATATAAAAATTCAGGAAGAAGGGGAGAGGTTGCATAAAGAG AACTCCAAGGTtcgtgaagaggtgttggaatTAAGTGTACGAAACTTGCACCTCAGCAATGAGAACGCAGAGTTAAATTCTCGCCTCCAGTCTGACCAAGGCACAGTGCAGATGTTGACCGAAAAGCTTACCCAGGTATCTCAAGAACAAGCAGAGACATCAATTTTCATCAAACAGCTCcaagagacaaacagacatctagagaaagagaaggtacAGCTACAAGCAAGCAAGCAGGATGAAAAGAATCTGTTAGAGTGTGAGCTAAACGAGGCTAAAGACAAG CTTCAACACTTAACAGAGGTTGAGTCTGTCCTGACAAGCCTAACCCTGAAAAACCAATCACTTCTCCAGGTCAACGACAGCTTGTTGAaagaagcaaaagaaagaaacataaaG CTTGAAAAACTTCAGGAGTGTATTAATACTCTTGAAGGCCAGTCAGCACAGCTTCAAACTCGGATTCATTCAATGTGCAAAGAAAAGGAGGCGCACATACAGGACATGTCCACACAATGCATGCTTTTGAAGGAATCTCAAAACAAG GTTCTGAAGATTGAAACAAGGATGCACGAATTTGTTAAGGAGAAAGAACAAATGCAATTTGTTTGTAGGATGCAGGAAGAGACCGCAGCCAGCGCTCTACAGGAAAATCTAAGGAATGTACAAACACAGTACCAAGAGCTTCTGGACAAG tTAAAAGATTCAGAGTCTAAGTTACACGCTCAGGATTTAGAGCTACAGAGGATAAAGCATGAATACATCACTCTACGAAACAAACAGGCTGAGCTAGAGACCACCAAGCAGGAGGCAGAAGAGCAG GCTTTGAGGGCAAACACTACTCTATCACTGAGCCAGGCACAGCATGTTCGTGAGGTACAGCAGTTACAGGAACAGATTGGCCTCAATACCCGGGAACAGATTTCTGACCTGCACACTCAGCTGGCTGAGCAGGAGAGTAAAACACAGCAGCTGGAAGTGCAGCTCCACTCTCAGGCCCAGCA